One part of the Papilio machaon chromosome 5, ilPapMach1.1, whole genome shotgun sequence genome encodes these proteins:
- the LOC123721033 gene encoding uncharacterized protein LOC123721033 — protein sequence MIKSTVTKTELDQLQFNAESLYETTEDIYLEFKGLLKDYLLEFSKGQDQSQSNNTTQSFLATNDGETTPIRTKLPPLSIPKFAGNYNDWISFKDLFKALVHDNVHLTTIEKHHYLKTSLSGEAEQLLKHFALTEANYDKAWSTLESRYNNKRMIVTTIISRLLNQKKMNTECFKSLKEILDTTKECLNSLDNLGVDTSTWDAIVVHLVVSKLDLETHKQWEQSLGSSQDIPTFTILSLFLENRFRSMEMVNVTHKKDQPQKKDLVKNYTNQKPTNMKSFVTEVSSECTYCSKNHFICHCKEFAALDLPQRQDFIKKNGICFNCLVKGHSVNACRQSTTCRKCSRRHHTLLHFTNPNKTTSVPENDAATPSTSETSQTTSTVVYKTEVDSDSEEVILATARIAVKSRNGDTIVLRALIDPCSQSNFVTEAAAQLLNLERTSISGKITGISSIPLTTKSQVTLNFHAIRNPSHMITAKAYVLRRINSRLPSQELPSDTWPSSEISDLADPHFHKPGSIDVLLGAVVYAHIILDGIIKRNESLVALNSRLGWLVSGELAQSGHQSHKVVVMHTQVEVDQLLRQFWEINEDSPNVKPLSRAEMQCEEHFKKTHARNTDGRYEVRLPFKDEDAPNLGNSRQLALKRLHQMENKFKRIPEFHEEYCKFMRQYESLGHMEIVPEIEKKNRAYYLPHHAILRASSLTTKLRVVFDGSAKPVDGNSLNDELLIGPPLQQDIRALVTRWRQHKYCLVADIQQMYRQILISKQDTDYQRILWRESSEDPIREYRLLTVTYGSSCAPYLAIRTLHQLAEDERGEFPEAELLKTDLYMDDLMTGSSTEEDTQRLQRRLTELFKRGGFLLHKWSSNSETVLDEIPDSKKALKGSVNIKMDDSVKALGIAWKPQSDILELVVNLPRDNDVVTKRSVLSAIAKTFDPLGWLAPCVVVLKIFMQKLWLAGLDWDSELPEDLKTEWQKYLTNFEHMQAIQLPHSTIVLAWLRKTPNTWKPFVGNRTTEILNVTNSSQWHHIKSADNPADCASRGINPDELMQSKLWWEGPAFLRESVEICYPNFNIPETTVEAKPRAKGKLQVPEWLASASRCGFRTAGYDAYLHTDRTHELTGSARQGGSPSSNNTKTVGEQYRVELANVAPGTWGNP from the exons ATGATTAAATCAACGGTTACGAAAACTGAACTGGATCAGTTACAATTTAATGCCGAAAGTCTATACGAGACAACTGAAGACATATATCTAGAATTTAAGGGATTATTAAAGGATTATTTATTGGAATTTTCGAAAGGTCAAGATCAATCACAATCAAATAATACTACGCAGAGTTTTTTAGCAACAAATGATGGCGAGACCACCCCGATTAGAACTAAATTACCTCCTTTATCGATTCCAAAGTTCGCCGGTAATTATAACGACTGGATAAgttttaaagatttgtttaaGGCTCTCGTACATGACAACGTGCATCTAACAACGATTGAAaaacatcattatttaaaaacgagTTTATCGGGAGAGGCTGAACAACTTCTAAAACATTTTGCACTCACGGAGGCTAATTACGATAAGGCTTGGAGCACACTTGAGAGTAGATATAATAACAAACGTATGATTGTCACTACAATAATTAGCCGCcttttaaatcaaaagaagaTGAATacagaatgttttaaaagcttAAAGGAAATTTTAGATACTACGAAGGAATGTTtgaattctcttgataatctCGGCGTGGATACCTCCACATGGGATGCAATTGTTGTGCATTTAGTTGTATCCAAATTGGACTTAGAAACACACAAACAATGGGAACAGTCACTTGGGTCATCTCAAGACATACCCACATTTaccattttatcattatttttagaaaatcgTTTCCGTTCCATGGAGATGGTAAATGTTACCCACAAAAAAGACCAACCGCAGAAAAAGgacttagttaaaaattatacaaaccaGAAACCCACAAATATGAAGTCATTTGTCACAGAAGTAAGCAGCGAATGCACTTATTGCTCaaaaaaccattttatttGCCATTGTAAAGAATTCGCCGCATTAGATCTTCCTCAACGTCAGGATTTTATTAAGAAGAATggcatttgttttaattgcctTGTAAAGGGTCACTCCGTTAATGCGTGTAGACAGAGCACCACCTGTAGAAAATGTAGTCGACGACATCACACTCTGTTGCACTTCACAAACCCTAACAAGACCACATCAGTGCCAGAAAACGATGCAGCAACACCCAGTACATCTGAAACAAGTCAAACCACATCAACCGTCGTTTATAAGACTGAGGTTGACAGCGACAGTGAGGAAGTAATATTGGCAACCGCACGAATTGCAGTTAAGTCGAGAAACGGCGACACGATAGTCTTGAGAGCACTGATTGATCCGTGCTCGCAATCAAACTTTGTTACTGAAGCGGCAGCTCAACTGCTTAATCTCGAGCGCACTTCAATCAGCGGGAAAATTACTGGCATCTCATCTATACCGCTGACAACCAAGTCACAAGTTACGTTGAACTTTCATGCTATAAGAAATCCATCACACATGATCACAGCTAAGGCGTACGTCCTTAGACGAATAAATTCAAGATTACCATCACAAGAGCTCCCATCAGATACCTGGCCTTCTTCTGAGATTTCAGATCTTGCGGATCCACACTTTCACAAGCCAGGATCTATCGATGTGCTTCTAGGTGCAGTTGTATATGCGCACATTATTCTTGACGgaataataaaacgtaatgAATCTCTGGTCGCTTTGAACTCAAGATTGGGATGGCTGGTAAGCGGCGAATTGGCGCAGTCCGGCCATCAGTCACACAAAGTAGTTGTTATGCACACACAAGTCGAAGTTGATCAGTTACTACGTCAGTTTTGGGAGATCAATGAAGATTCACCAAACGTGAAGCCTCTGTCAAGAGCTGAAATGCAGTGTGAAGagcattttaagaaaactcaCGCTCGAAACACTGACGGTCGATATGAGGTTCGCCTACCCTTCAAGGACGAAGATGCTCCAAATTTAGGCAACTCCAGACAACTTGCTTTGAAGCGCTTACATCAGATGGAGAATAAGTTTAAGCGAATACCCGAATTTCACGAAGAATACTGCAAGTTCATGAGGCAATATGAGTCACTCGGTCACATGGAGATAGTACCTGAAATAGAGAAGAAGAATAGAGCTTATTACTTACCACATCATGCTATTCTTCGTGCCTCGAGCCTCACTACAAAGTTGCGCGTAGTTTTTGACGGAAGCGCTAAACCTGTAGACGGAAACTCACTTAACGATGAGTTACTCATCGGCCCCCCGCTGCAACAAGATATACGAGCTTTAGTAACACGGTGGAGACAACATAAGTACTGCCTAGTAGCTGATATACAACAAATGTACCGACAGATACTTATCTCAAAGCAAGACACTGATTACCAGAGAATCTTGTGGCGCGAGTCATCGGAAGACCCGATCAGAGAGTATCGGTTACTTACCGTCACATATGGCAGTTCATGTGCTCCATATCTTGCTATCAGGACACTTCATCAACTTGCAGAGGACGAACGTGGAGAGTTTCCTGAAGCTGAACTTCTAAAAACTGATCTCTATATGGACGATTTGATGACGGGCTCATCTACAGAAGAAGACACTCAACGGCTTCAACGTCGCTTAACTGAACTGTTTAAACGTGGTGGTTTTCTTCTTCATAAGTGGTCGTCCAATAGTGAAACGGTTTTAGATGAGATTCCCGATTCGAAAAAAGCGTTAAAAGGTTcagtgaatattaaaatggatGATTCGGTGAAAGCTCTGGGCATAGCCTGGAAACCACAAAGTGATATATTAGAACTGGTAGTTAACTTACCTCGTGACAACGACGTTGTTACAAAACGAAGTGTGCTATCTGCGATAGCTAAAACGTTTGACCCTCTGGGTTGGCTAGCACCTTGTGtggttgttttaaaaatatttatgcaaaaGTTGTGGCTAGCCGGCCTGGACTGGGACTCCGAACTTCCTGAAGACCTGAAAACTGAATGGCAGAAGTACCTGACTAATTTTGAACACATGCAGGCCATTCAGCTTCCAC ATTCCACAATAGTTTTGGCTTGGTTGCGTAAAACTCCAAATACTTGGAAGCCATTTGTTGGTAATCGCACTACCGAAATCTTGAATGTTACGAATAGTAGTCAATGGCATCATATTAAGTCTGCGGATAACCCCGCGGACTGCGCCTCACGCGGTATCAATCCTGACGAGCTAATGCAGTCAAAACTATGGTGGGAAGGTCCAGCTTTTCTTCGCGAGTCTGTTGAGATTTGTTACCCTAATTTCAATATACCTGAAACCACAGTCGAAGCAAAACCGAGAGCAAAA GGGAAGTTACAAGTCCCCGAGTGGTTGGCGAGTGCGAGCCGTTGCGGTTTCCGCACAGCAGGATATGATGCCTACCTCCACACTGACCGCACGCACGAGTTGACTGGCAGTGCGAGACAAGGTGGTTCCCCAAGCAGCAATAACACCAAAACCGTTGGCGAGCAATACCGCGTCGAGCTGGCCAACGTAGCTCCCGGAACTTGGGGCAACCCGTAA
- the LOC123721034 gene encoding uncharacterized protein LOC123721034 has translation MAGKYTARITGVLRWLGSAVLNISRPDREQALMARYQVLDDQMADLYAAYRGILELGLEADAMAKINADIDQADDLADQIIQAVGCPKGSSAADARVTAESEASSALMSRLPLLDLPQFNGDLEQWVAFNNLFESIVHSRRDLTPAQKLAYLLASLTGEAKGLVQHLGLVDDLNCNTAGTPPLIFPALTT, from the exons atggCTGGCAAATATACCGCTAGGATAACAGGTGTGCTGAGATGGCTCGGTTCAGcggttttgaatatttctaggCCGGACCGTGAGCAAGCCCTTATGGCTAGATATCAGGTTCTAGACGATCAAATGGCGGATCTATATGCGGCGTACCGTGGCATTCTAGAGTTAGGTTTAGAAGCGGATGCCATGGCGAAGATTAATGCTGACATTGATCAGGCCGACGACCTGGCTGATCAAATTATTCAGGCTGTTGGTTGCCCTAAGGGGTCAAGCGCTGCTGACGCGCGCGTTACTGCGGAGTCGGAGGCGTCATCAGCGCTCATGAGTAGATTGCCGCTGCTCGATTTGCCACAATTTAACGGTGACTTGGAACAGTGGGttgcttttaacaatttatttgaaagcatTGTTCACAGTCGTAGGGATTTGACCCCTGCTCAGAAGCTTGCCTATTTGTTGGCGTCGTTAACGGGAGAGGCCAAGGGTCTTGTCCAACATTTAGGTCTTGTTGACG ATTTGAACTGCAATACGGCGGGGACTCCGCCACTCATCTTCCCAGCTTTGAcaacctaa